From one Humulus lupulus chromosome 8, drHumLupu1.1, whole genome shotgun sequence genomic stretch:
- the LOC133797601 gene encoding probable glutathione S-transferase → MADEVILLDFWPSMFGMRARIAMTEKGVHYEYRDEDLWDKSPLLLKMNPIHKKIPVLIHNGKPVCESLVILQYIDEVWPGESPLLPSDPYQRAQARFWSDYIDKKVYDCGKKIWSTKGEELEAAKKEYIEILKVLESELGEKPFFGGESFGFVDVALIGYYSWFPAYETYGNFSIEAECPKFIAWAKRCMQRESVAKTLPEGNKVCEFVSILRKKVGIE, encoded by the exons ATGGCGGACGAGGTGATTCTGTTGGATTTCTGGCCTAGCATGTTCGGCATGAGGGCCAGAATAGCTATGACTGAAAAGGGTGTTCATTACGAGTACAGGGACGAGGATCTGTGGGACAAAAGCCCCCTGCTTCTGAAGATGAACCCGATTCACAAGAAGATTCCGGTCTTGATTCACAATGGAAAGCCGGTCTGTGAGTCACTCGTTATTTTACAGTACATCGATGAGGTTTGGCCTGGGGAATCTCCTTTGCTTCCCTCTGATCCTTACCAGAGAGCCCAAGCTAGGTTTTGGTCTGACTACATCGACAAGAAG GTCTATGATTGTGGAAAGAAGATATGGAGCACAAAAGGAGAAGAGCTTGAAGCAGCCAAGAAGGAATACATAGAAATTTTGAAGGTGTTGGAATCAGAGCTTGGAGAGAAGCCATTCTTCGGAGGGGAGAGCTTTGGGTTTGTAGATGTTGCCCTTATAGGATACTACAGTTGGTTTCCTGCCTATGAGACCTATGGCAACTTCAGCATTGAGGCCGAGTGCCCCAAGTTCATTGCATGGGCCAAGAGGTGCATGCAGAGGGAGAGTGTCGCCAAAACTCTACCTGAGGGGAACAAGGTGTGCGAATTCGTAAGCATACTGAGGAAGAAAGTCGGCATCGAGTAG
- the LOC133795527 gene encoding uncharacterized protein LOC133795527, translated as MKGNNIRRFMEHHFSNWDFHTSSVIEGRLLIVWIKLFAKVNIIEESNQFVHCLVKLAGMQQYFGVIFVYGLNSIEGRRTLWEGLQRPALMDKSWLVLGDFNAPFSSKDKSGGKPIFDLEMVDSVQWLADAHVEPLRSVGSYFTWTNNQNGAARIYSKIDHALMNEKWIDLFPQSTPVFRWETISDHCSCIVKIQPLEKMGLKLFRFYNYWTKHHDFHDLVLYSWRSPIRATGIKAIFLKLLRLKHCLKVFNRDRIGDLKANYYKAKETYQEAQMQAQAYPHIFSYQEDVRIAAEDFSHKAENGIVSFITEDGKLVDNFSEVVSHFQLKLLKPFLKKEIRDSLFGIPITKSPGPDGFGSDFFKAIWQDIGDEVCTTITQCFETGYFPSELHETALSLIPKVANPSRAVDYRPIACCSTLYKCMAKLICKRLALVLPDLVQPNQRAFVKGRSIAHNIMIFQDLIKNYGRTSTSSRCAIKIDLSKAYDTVDWEFLEDLLKALIFPMKFIGWVMTCVRNTSYSLLMNGRVQGKFKGEKGLRQAVKSVKEVLDEFAAATGLSINYGKSHIFFGGVTSNDRARIAQEVKLAEGTFPLKYLGVPIRPTKWRHEDCEVILQKFRLKIQN; from the exons ATGAAGGGAAACAACATAAGGAGGTTTATGGAACATCATTTTTCGAACTGGGATTTTCACACTAGTTCAGTTATAGAAGGCCGACTGTTGATAGTTTGGATAAAGTTATTTGCtaaagtcaatattattgagGAATCTAATCAATTTGTTCATTGTTTGGTGAAGTTGGCTGGTATGCAGCAATATTTTGGTGTCATTTTTGTTTATGGTCTTAATTCGATTGAAGGTAGGAGAACTCTCTGGGAAGGGTTGCAAAGGCCTGCTCTTATGGACAAATCATGGTTAGTTTTAGGGGACTTTAATGCCCCTTTTTCAAGTAAAGACAAATCAGGTGGTAAGCCAATTTTCGATTTAGAAATGGTTGATTCTGTTCAGTGGCTTGCGGATGCTCATGTTGAGCCTCTAAGAAGTGTAGGTTCGTATTTTACTTGGACTAATAACCAAAATGGTGCAGCTAGAATATACTCAAAAATAGACCATgctcttatgaatgagaaatggATTGATTTGTTTCCTCAGTCCACTCCAGTGTTTAGATGGGAAACTATATCAGACCACTGTTCCTGTATAGTTAAAATTCAGCCATTAGAGAAGATGGGGTTAAAGCTATTTCGGTTCTATAACTATTGGACAAAGCACCATGATTTCCATGACCTGGTTTTATATAGCTGGAGGTCTCCGATTAGAGCCACAGGTATCAAAGCAATTTTTCTTAAGTTGCTGAGACTTAAACACTGTTTGAAAGTTTTTAACAGGGACAGAATTGGTGATCTGAAGGCTAACTATTATAAGGCTAAAGAGACCTACCAAGAAGCTCAAATGCAAGCTCAAGCTTATCCTCATATATTTAGTTATCAGGAAGATGTGAGAATAGCAGCTGAAGATTTTTCG CATAAAGCTGAAAATGGTATTGTCTCTTTTATCACAGAAGACGGAAAATTAGTGGATAACTTCTCAGAAGTTGTTTCTCATTTT CAATTGAAGCTTCTTAAACCTTTTTTGAAGAAGGAGATTCGGGATTCATTGTTTGGCATTCCTATTACCAAATCTCCAGGACCTGATGGATTTGGTTCAGACTTTTTTAAAGCTATTTGGCAAGATATAGGGGATGAGGTCTGTACAACAATAACTCAGTGTTTTGAAACAGGTTATTTCCCATCTGAGCTTCATGAAACAGCATTATCTCTTATTCCTAAGGTAGCTAACCCCTCCCGGGCTGTTGACTATAgacccatagcttgctgctcTACATTGTACAAGTGTATGGCTAAATTGATTTGTAAGAGACTGGCATTAGTTCTCCCTGATCTTGTACAGCCAAATCAGAGAGCGTTTGTTAAAGGTCGTTCTATAGCCCATAATATAATGATATTTCAAGATCTCATCAAAAACTATGGGAGGACTTCTACTTCATCTAGATGCGCTATCAAGATTGATCTAAGTAAGGCCTATGACACTGTAGACTGGGAATTTCTTGAGGACTTGTTAAAAGCTCTAATATTTCCTATGAAATTCATAGGATGGGTTATGACTTGTGTTCGGAATACATCCTATTCTCTTCTGATGAATGGCAGAGTTCAAGGAAAATTTAAAGGAGAAAAAGGGCTGAGACAAG CTGTAAAAAGTGTCAAGGAGGTTCTTGATGAATTTGCTGCTGCTACAGGGCTTTCAATCAACTATGGTAAGTCTCATATTTTCTTTGGTGGAGTCACTAGCAATGACAGAGCTCGGATTGCCCAAGAAGTTAAGCTGGCTGAAGGTACTTTTCCTCTTAAGTACCTTGGGGTTCCCATAAGGCCTACCAAATGGAGACATGAAGATTGTGAGGTAATTCTTCAGAAATTTCGTTTAAAAATTCAGAACTAG